The Bombus pascuorum chromosome 4, iyBomPasc1.1, whole genome shotgun sequence genomic interval AtgcaaatttctattatttattatccttCTCTCGTTTCTGCAGTTCTGATATCAAAACCTTTCATATGTCTGCAATGCTAGAAAGTTGGAAAACAAAATCTTAGtccataataataatagtaaataaatatattgatttGTTTTACACGAAAGATGATAGATTTTGAAAGAGCGATGCATTTCTTCTCTACtcgaaatttttcacgaattGCATTCAAAATCTCTTCATCCTAGAACTTTcctatttgaaattttcaattccatTTGAAGAAATGATAGACAAGAATATGGAAGACCTaatctcttatttttttaacagtAATCTTATTTGTAAAGTATCACATTAAAGTTTAAATGAAACAGAAGAGGttgattttcttgaaaaaatctGCACGTCACCGAAATCTTCGAAGTTTATGAATTTAATCAGACGGGAGAACGaacttattataaatttaagtaaattaatttcaaaatatttattaatttctatatttattattatattttatatttataatttattaataatatttattattaattttaaaaataaattttaaggtAAATTTCCTTCAGGgatttgtaattttacaaaaatcattattcacaatttttattatcgaatataACGTCGTCTTCGACAAATGCGTTTCATATTATTGGTTTTTTTCGGAGCAATCGCGTATGTGTTTCGTGTGACGTTTCGTAAACGTTGAATTTCACTTTTTCAGGGTAGACCTAAAGTTAATTTGTGGTCCGATTGCCTTCGAATAAAACCAATCATTGATGACACGCTGGCATCGTAAAAGCTTAGAATCTAAAGGAAATGAATCATTGCTCGCATCAACAACTATATGCACCGAATTAGATTTAGATTTTAGATGATAAATTAagtaaacgaagaagaagaaaacagcGACCGAGCCGAAGGACTGACGATAGTTAAGCATAGCGCATCAGAAACCTGATATCAGCTTtagttacgttatatcgtaaaacgctGTCTACAAATGGAGAACAGGTTTATAGGAGACAAGTATTTCCGtgaattatatgtatacataataacgtcgtatttatatatatacaatacacaCACGGTATATCGCGCAACTTCCTTTTTCTAGTacgtttttaaaaaaaaattctaccgTTCTGATTGTTACATTGCTACCATTTTGTATTCTCGTTGTATATAGACACGTGAGGATTTGTAACGACGCGTAAATAAAAGTAGGAGAAGGTCCTcgtattttgatataatttcgACGTTAGCTCTATCGAAGATGTCGATTAGAAAcgaatgtaaaagaaaatgaatcctgagttgcaaatttattaggcagtttctttttcctctagATCGAAGCCTGATCGTGCTATTGTGCTTCCACTTCTTTTAGTATTTCTCTGGTATTATcttcattttaattgatagTAGTTTGCCGATTGTCGGATCGGAACACGTGAAAtcgattcgttaaaaaattcttcacGGAACACGAAAGATGGTGGGCTTGGAAAATTCTGGTGTTTCGAAAAAGACATAGGCAACTCGTGTCTGTTCGTTGATGATAACAGTGTGAGTACAGGTGCATTGATTAGATCTGAGTTAAGACTATcgcttaaaattatttaattttttgataaaattgcaataaCTTTAATCATTAAAGGATAGTAACCACTTCCAAAGCAAACTAGGTCATTGATAATCCAAGCGAAATTTCACCGTTGCATTTGATCcaagagaatttttatttccattgaGAAAAGTTTCAAGCACTTGACTTATCGAAACGACTCTGTAATACGATAAGTATCACAGAATTTTTGCAGATCTTTCTGAAGCCTAGAACCGTaaggaaggagaaagaaagattacGCTTAAATGATCCAGTTTGTCTAcagattgtaaaaaaaatacatttttatatggagtgtagaaaattttcattaacatttGTTATTCTTCGTAACGAATATTACAAATCCTTTAAATATACTTTACCTAATATCGttgaaatagaatataatgaaaaaataatttctaaaatgtttctaaatgtagaaacaaatctctacataattaaaacatattaataaatttctaatatttttacatatatttaattcgcatgccaatttcatatttccatGGAATTCATGATTTCTGTGCTCGTAAATCGTATTACCGTAGGTTACAGTAGAAATTCCTCTGCCCGTACAGACACCAGTTGCCCATGTCTGCCCTAAATTTTGCTAAGACCGAAAGGATTATTCTTCGCCTGCGGTTTCatagtaaatatattatcttaGTGTGAGAGAACGAGCTCTCGAGCGGATTGTGTCGTACATCGATAAGCATGTAGCATCGTTTCCTAGGCGTATGTCGAGCGTTTCATCGTCGCACTCGCGACACAAACTACCCCCGCGTAGTTTCGTACAAGGACCAATCTGTTTATAGACCAAAACTGTAACTTAGTAATCGTTACGCATTAGTTTGAAGAAAACAGTCCAgagtaaaaattttcacgtcTGACGCCTTTGTCTCTGTCGTTTCTTTCTCATATATAGTTGAATTTGATAATTccttaaaaataaacattaacCTCTTGCGAATTAAACTCGACATTTATTTCGGAATTATAAGAATTGTAAAAATCAAAGCGGaagcaaataatatatattgttttgtatcaaaatttaaattcactGGAATTATGCTAATGTAGATAAGGTATTCGTTACgaagatatgaaaatataatagaattatgAACAGCTTCTGAATAGAATcgattatatataaattagttgaaataaaatgtcgaGTATATGGCTTTACAAAGCCGAATGTTGCTCACGATTTTTggatgagaaaataaaatatttcagttgAACAATGACTCATTATTTAGCCACAATGTGAGTTCactatattttaatcgatttacTGTACCACTATACTTTCTCAATTAACACTTTAACACAGATAGGGTACAtcctgaaaaatataaattacctTTTTAATACGATTATGTTATAGGCAATTGAAAACATGCGCCGTGACATGtttgttacatattttaacCCATTGTTCTCTACTGACGTCACCACCATAACGTTAACAATGCGTCCATTATTATTTGGTCGCATTTTTATATCCAAAAGGCGTAGAAAAATGAAGGTCGTGAAATTATAATCGTTTCCCTTTCAcggaaaaatttttttacttcttcGTTGCTAAATTGTACTTTACTGTtgattctatttaaaagaTACTTATAACGAGAAGGATGAAAATCGAAATTGCTAAATTGTCGAAAGACCAACATCTTTACGACAGCAACGCATCGTTTAACAGGAACAAGACAAATATTCAATTGCAGACGCACAAATTTTTGCTCTAGGCTCGATTAAAGTCGAAGTTAGACGACCAGATTCGCGAATCTCAGGTTTGCTTTTCCGTTTGATAGTCGTTTCTACTTTCCCTCGCGAACTTCTGGCAGCAATTTGTTGCTGCGATCTATACGCGTAGATACATCGATCCCTCCCCCCTCCCCCCCATTGAACGTTCTGTCGTCGTGTATAGAGAACTGTACTCGCGCGTGAATACTTATCGAtgtgcatatacatataccgGAAGTTTAGCTGCAACGTCCACTTCTGGCTCGCGCGAATCCTTGCGCGGGCAGTGTGTAAATACTTTGGTATGCGTGTGCCTACTTTGTCTGATAGTTTGATACATTGTTatctataatatacatatatacatatatatatatgtgtgtacatataaaaataaatatatatatcgtatatacgtatatcgaaTATTGTACAAGGGTACCTTGGATGACTGAACAAAttaggaagaaacgaaataaagaaaaaaaaagaaaaaaaaactaatTGTCAATTACGAAAATGGGAGTTTTACACGGACAActaattaacgaaattaatcgaaagaCGTCGACTAGTGTATCTCGCGTTGCGCGCGTAATCGATGTGTAATGTACGGCCTGTGCATAATTCTAAATTAGGTACAATCAAAGTAATCTTCGTAGGCCTATACacctattatatatatatacacacgtaatacgttattaataAGTATTCGTATGTAAGCAATGCGGACTTTgcaaggaaataataattcgattAACGCGTTCCTCTTCGTGGCGAAGAGACGcttattataataaagatacatatgtatgttgTATGCACGTAGCCGGGTAAAGTACTATTTTGTCTTCGTCAGAGTGTGATAGAAAATTGATGTGATGGGCGACCGTGCTGTGCTTCGTGTGATCCCCCAACCCCCTCACCCCACACTTTAAAAGGTGTCCTCATTTACTTAATTACATAGCGAAAGGGAGCTTTTACTCAAACTAGTATTTTACTCGACCGTCAATGGCTGCTCATGTAACCGATTGAAACGGActgatatattcataaatggATCATTAAACGGATTTGTGAATGGAATCTGGAACATTAATGCCGTGTTATCTGGATACGTTTCGACTTGTGACCTAACACGTTGCATTCCCTCGCTCGACGACgtaaacgtataatgtaaataacgagatattttatgtactctatatttattgtatatatatataatatatttacagtGTACACATGGAGTTgcttaattaatatataaataacacgaTACACCGACCTTATTCGTTATTTCACTGTTCCGCGTAGAAACGGACACATCGACGTTGTTTGCCACGATTTTTATTACGACGTAGAAGAGgataattttttgaaaggCAGATCGAAGTAAGTGGAAAATACACGGCAGGAAATATCGTTTTCTTGAATCTATTGTTTAAGGGAGAAGCGATTTGAATGGTACCGTACGAAGCATGGAATTCCACTTATTGACGAAAGAGGAtcgttaaattcttctttGGTCCATTTCTTTTTGCACACGAACAATGTTCTATTGTATTCGTAGAAtttctctctcctcttttACATATCTGTAGATTGATTCCACTAcgttattttccatttatttcgaTGCCGAAAATTACATCCTCCTctgtaatattatacgtataatataatttaatataatttcatgtatctattaatattaacattgtTATCAACATTAAGGACGGTCCAATGCTATTTTCAGCAGCGTCAATGTATCCATAACGTAACATGTACGGCGTTAAATAACATTCAGCGTCGAGCATCGAATTAGCTTGGAACAAGAATAGACGTTCTAAGTTacttatatttacagaaacatCCCGTTAGCATCCGTTATTTTATCATCTTACTTAAGTAACAGTATTATATCGCACGCCATCGTTAAAAATAAGGGATGCTTCAGCGCGATAATCGAACGAGATTCAATGGTCACGTGGCGCAtgtgattttaaataaataatttatacatctAGATTAGGGTGaggataattttaattaaacctaATCGAGTGCACGTGCATTTGGTATGTTTTTTCCACGAAGTTACTAATCCGATGGTAAAACGAATGTTCATCACAGGATATCTAATAAAATTGATCTAACGATATTCTTATGCATATTGTACGTATTGCATTCCCACAAATTTGTCCAACTTATTTCACTCTTAGAATGATCGTTATTTTCATTCAGAATCAAATAAATCGAtctagtaatatttatataaatattctatatattgtattctttagaatttttcattttcattttctttttttctacatcCGCAGAAGAATCGTTATTTTCGTGTAGAACCAAACAAACCAATGTAATAAcatttctatgaatatttcatttattgcaatttccccaatttttttctatttttctcgtCCGAAAGaaggatttttatttctataaatgttcCCATTTTACCAATTTCTTTTACACAACGCAAGAAATGATGTATCCGCTCGATGAGGAAACAAATTGATGTAACAACATTTCTATGGATGTTTCACGTATTATatcgtttaacatttttttcaattttttcgttcaaacgaGAGCCGTTGTTCCTACTAGTAGTAATTCCAGGAATTCTTTGATTAATGAATTTCACACTTTTGgcattttaattcaattatttacaCGATAATATGAACGGTGCTAATTCACAGACAAAGTGAAAAAGTGAAGGGGAGAGCATActgaagaagaataaaatttccatattGTTTCGTTCGAGCAACTTTTTAATTTGGAAAGTAAAAGAGATCGTGGACGTGATGTCTCTgcgaaaattaattctttctcGTAAAATGAATTACATAGAtcgaaagtataaaataaaaaaagaagaagaggagatgGTAGAAacataaacgagaaaaatatcaagaaaGTCCTTGAAATGCATTCTTGGAAGACATAATTCAGCAATACAAAGTAACTGAGAAATATTCTGaaccaaatattatattaatacatcGTTGACTTTTAATGGGCCAatagaaagagacagagacagagacagacagagagagagagagagagagagagagagagagtccAAACTTCTTTATTAACGATTATGGAGCTTGATAATGTttgaacgtataaaatagaTAATGATCACCATACCTTTCGAATGCGATGTACTAAAGCTCTTAATATGTTTTCCTCGAATTTTATGTCTCATAATAAACcatatatcttttatagaattttagtttataaaaagtgagtttataaaaatgtgaGTCGAATATTATTATGCTGAATAACGAATCTCCGTCGAGGAAATGAAACTCATTAACTACAAACATGCTAATTGTTTTAGATACACCTTGGATCtatataaaagttttttaCGAAAAGAATGAATCTAGAAATTTAGAAAGTCTAAGTAAGTGACTTTCATCTTTTGCTATAATTAATACAGCATTCTTtccttaaataaattaatcttacCATCACCTTCCTTAAATAACGAAATCACCATTCAATCGCCTTTTAACTCAAATTAATACCTGGATTAATTTCCACAAAGAAATGTTACGTCCACGATCACGTACTGTAGACTGTAAAACACTCAAAGTTCCTCTAAAAATGGTACTCTAAAGAGCTACCATCATCGACCTTCTCGATTACGAAAAAGATCTCTTGAAAGGATAAAAAGCTCTAAAGTGTTCACTTAGCTCTTCTTCGACAATTCCTGGAAGAAGGCCTCGATGGGGAGGGTCGGCTCGTCCGTGGGGATTTTGAAGTGCGAGGCGATGACTCTGCTTTCTGGGGACACGGCCTTGAACATTCCAGGTTTGTCGTAAAGAGCAGAAGCAGAACTGGTCAGGTCCGCCACACTTTGCGACGCTTTCGCAAACAATTCTTCCTCTTCCGATCGAACTTCGAACGTTGCTGTCGCTTCCGTGCTTTTATTGTCGTTTGGTATCGTAGTTTCCTCTGTTTTCGTTGTAGAATGTTGCTCGATGATACTAGTTTCCTTCAGTTGACTTTCGTCCACACTTTTGTCGGTGCTGGTATGAACCGGTCCTACAGGCTTCTCATTTTCAGGGTGAAAACTCGGTCCAGTTTCACTTTCTTCCGCTTCGTTCACCTCTTCGTCCACGTTCGATCTCGTCGGAACGTTCGTGGGAGCTGGTTCTTCCTTTTCAACGGGGATTTCGTTAGCGGCCACTTTGGTGGTGCCAGTGGTTGTGATCGACGAATAGAAACTGGTTTCTTCCGCGGCCATTTCAGTGgcttccgtttcttttctatcCGTGTACGCTACGGTTGAACTCTCCCTCTGCGCCGACAGTCTGCTTTTCATCACTGGTCGTCGTCGAACCGATGAAGAAAACACGTTCTCGGCTCTGGCTGTGCTTGGCTTCGACTGAGAGTCGCTCTCGTAATGATTCTGGGATCTATTGGGGCTACTGGTGGTTCCTGAGATTCTGCTTCTGTACACGTTACCGTTGATCGGTCTTCTCTTTGGCACAAAGCGGTTGGTTCTTTCGGTCGTGGAAGAAGCTGTATCTTCAGCCACCAACTCTTGATCTTTCACCACTGGAGGATTCGGCGAAGATGTCCTATAGTTTACCCTTGAGACGTACTTGTATCTCCCTGTCGTCTCCCTTGCTCCTTCTATGTTCTGCTGCTGACTTTGTTGACTCTTCAGACTAGAACCTCTTTGCTTCGTGTGTGGCGCTGGCGTCGCAGACGGCTCCGTGCTCGAAATTTGAGCTAATCTGCTCTTGTAATCCATCCGGCTCTTGTAGTCCTTGATGCTAAAGCGCGGCCTGGTCGTGTTCCCGTACCTGATCGGCCGGATCTTGTGGGATCTGCTCGTAGAAGAGCTTAAGGGTGGCGCTTGCGTGCTCAATTGCACCGTGGATGTCGTCGTTGAGGCGATCGTGGTGACGCTGGGGCTTGTGCTCGGGCTTGTACTTATACTTGCACTAGTGGGTAACACCGTCGCTCGATCGAAGTAATTACCCTCTGTTCTGATAAACAAATCCTCTAGGGGAATATTCGTGGCCACATCTAAACCCTGTTGCGGTTTATAACTTTCGTTGTTTGGATCTTCTTCTGGTCTTGCCTTTGTCGATTCGGTGTAATATTCTAGCGGTATGGTCTGTGTACTATCTTCCACTGTCGCGAATTTTGGAGACGTATAATCGAATTGTTGATTAGGTTGATTGGTCACGAAACGAGTAGTGTATTCGTTGTAGGGTTGAATGGATTCAGTTGGACTCTTGTACGTGTTTAGAGGAGTGTGAACGATCTCTGTGACGATCTCAGCTTCGAAGGGTTCGCCTGGGTTCACCCTGTTTCTATGACCAGGCCGTTTTCTGATATTAGCCTTCTTCTCGGCCACTGTATCTTCAAAAGCAGACTGCGTAGGTTtgattcgttttcgttttgtagCGTCTACGTGATGTATCGCCTCTTCTTTTTCGTACTTCAGGTAGTCCTCTGCAGCTGGTACAGTGACAGGTTCAGGAGTAGTGGTCGTTGGTCTTCTTCGACGTATTGGAGAACCTGGTCTTCGAGTCCTGGGCTTCTGCGTGCTCACTGTCGCCAGAGTCACAGTTTCTGGCGTGGTTCTGGTGGTCGTCTGTATAGGCACTTCCTCAACGTGCAACGTCACCGGAGCAGAGGTTTCTGGAACTTGGATTGGAGCTTCCGTTGGCGTTGGCTCGTACGACGCGGTACTCGGTTTTCGTCGCCTATAGTGTTCACGCGATGGCTTGTGCGGTCTGTGAGGCCGTATATCAGTTTGCTGTTCTCGATAATTCACTTGCTCTTGCTGATTCTGCGAGTGATCTTGATACTGTTGGCCCTGGCCAGTGGGACGCTCCGAGAACACGTAGTCGGGCTGGGTTACCTgcaatggaattttaaaagtttgttaaaaaatttgggAAACGTGGTTAAGACCTATGTGTAGCATTGATCTTGCGATTAGTTAATTGTATTTGGCAAGAGTTTTGTTATTATTCGATTCAAACTCCACTCCATTAAATCATTTGAGATATagtattttagaatttttattacaatgctcattaattaattctaaaagTCCTCCTTCCTTGAATAAAGAACCATTAAAAAGATCATTAAATAACTTTGACGTAGAAAAAACCCTACTTCCATTTCGAGCAAATTCCAAACTAAGAAAAACTCTAAACAAATGTCTAGTGGTTTTAGCACGAACTATACGAGAAACCGTATTTCGTAgcacaataaaattaattccgaAAGTTTTCTACGATATAAGAAACCTGCTTTATTGCGCATTTCCCCGAAGCTGTCCTTGTTCAAACAATACCCAACCTGTCCCCCAATCTCGTAAGTAAAGCCGTGGAGAATTAACTGTCGGTTTCCGGGAGTTCCGTagccaaatattttataaagcaCTCTTTCCACGGGAACAAATACTACCTGAGACTGTTGAACTTTTGGCTGCTCGCCAAGGTTGCTCTGCTCGGTAATCACCGCGGTCAGGTCCGTGGTAACCTTCGGGATCTCGTATCCTGCCAACTGGATCGCGTAAGGCGATTGTTCTTCCGTGACTTTGGCCAATTCCTGCGTCTGATTCCTCGCGGACTCCACAGCCAGCCTcgcctcttcctcttccttttgcTGCTCCAACAGCTGCCTCAATTCCTCTTGCCTCTTCTTTAATTCCTCTTGCTGTTGCTTCTCGATCTCCAATTGCTGTTGCCTCTCCTGTTCAGCCAATCTTTGCCGATCTCTTTGCAGCAGTTGTTGTTGGATCAAATATTGTTGTTCGTTGAAATGTTTCAGTGAAATACTTTCTGGAGTCTCGTATTCCGTCTCCCCGCTTTCTGGTCGAATATCGATCGGCAAAACAGAGGTCTGGAACTGTGGCTGCTGAGATTGAGGGCCGATAAACACTACCTTTGGTGCCTGTGGGATCTGGTTAGACACTATAGGCTCTTGATTGAACTTTGACGGAGGATTCAATCGAGGTAGAACCTCATTTATGTCGGACGTTTGATACTTGTTCTTCGGAACTGGCCATGAAGAGGGTGGTGGAGTTAGATCCTGAGCTTCTGACACGTAGTAGGTATTACCAACACCTGCTGTCGGCAGCAGTTCACTTTGTATTCCGCTCTCTATTTGCTTACTCGCAGTACTTTGACTTGGTCTCTTGTAATCCTGTACAGCATCTCTGTTTTGTTGTTGAAATTTACTCGATTCTTGCGAACGAGGAGTAGTGGGTGCAGGAGTAGAAGATGAATACACATCAGGAGGAAGTAGGGTTTCGTAAGGCAACGAAGGTCTAAAGTTGAACGGATTGTAGACAGAAGGTGGGGTGATGTAACTAATTTCGTGGCTCTCGTGAACCAGGAACGCGGGATCTCTTTCGAACGACGTCTTGAAAGAATGAGAAGGATGGTTTACTTGGCTAAAAAAGTTCCCTGTACTAGCTGGGTTAATAACGTGATCGTTATGAGCCTGTCCAGGATACTTGTCATGATTCTGTCTGTGATCGTAATCTGATAGTCGTTTATCCTTTCCAAAATCGTTGGCCGGCGCTGTACCAGGTGGTTGGAAATATGGCTTCGCGTTGTTGGATACCTTTAGAGATTCAAAGGGCTTCACCTGATACCTGGGTGGTTGCAGCAACTGAGGGACGTAAGGTTCAGCGTAATGTCTATTTTTCGTGGATGCAGATGGTGACGGAGAATTCGTGGTGGAGGTATATcctttaataaaatacgtagCAGCCTTTATTGGATCCGGAGGCTGATGCACTGGCGGGCCAAATTGTGGCTGTCGCAAGTACGTCGAGCTGTCTCGTAAAATGGGCTTCCGGTGTTGGTCCAGGTCGAAACGGTACGCGTCTTTCGGCGGAGGGACCAGGAACGTGTACTCCCGCGTCTCAGAGGCGACATGTTTATTAGGATGATTGTGGTTAGATTGAGCTTCGCCGCGTGCTTTCGCGGCAGCATGACCGAGGACCGTGAAGCTGCCTAGTATACTGGGCGGATTGTAGTCGTGATAGGAAGATGGTTTACCCTTCCGTTGAGGTTTCAGTTTTTCAGAGGCCGCCATGTGTTCTTGAAGCTTGCCTAGAACTGGGTGAAGAGGACCGTTCCGCTCGAGGTTGCTGGATGGGGACACGTTCGTTCCGATCGTCTCCTCGTAGCCGTTCGTCAACGGCCGCCAGCCGTTTGCAATCATCGATGATCGCGTTGGTGGCTGTGAAGTGAAGTTAGAGGAATCGTGTGTTGGATTTATTGGGTTTAACTAGCGGATGAAATGTAGCGAggttgtaaaaatgtaaatgaaataacagAGCCTTTATGTGTTATCTGAATATCATTCGtgtaaatatcataattattggaaaatttgagAATGACTTTTTGTGAGAAAGATCGAGAGACAAGAATAGGAGacaatttctttcattcttattCAAAAGCTTTGGGTTTCTGTCAATGTCAATAATCACAACTTAGTTTAAAAACAATAATCACATACTTTTGACACCCTGTATAGTAGAATTTACGGATATTCGCTGTTCGAGGTTGAGATTAATTCCTATCATGATTGACTGTTTCGGTCATCATGTTTCCAAACGTCTTACTCCGCTTAGTTATCTCAAGGGTGTAATTGAGATAAATTTTCTCCGTCACAATAGATCTTGTGGAAGTCAAGTAACTCCACGTGACTAGCGTTAAATCGCTACTTATAAAGCAATTTTGATATGTCAATATCCATgaattctataatataattctactATAGTTCTTACTGTCTCAACTGGCATTTTGATTGCCTATCTTTCAggcttttattaaattgtttatcaaatatttgaaataaatgaatttaaacgtcaaaatgattttacaatttcgcTGTATCTCATTCGCCAATTGTATTGTACACGGCTCAATTTCAGTGTAATTATGTTTAGTTTCCATGAATGTTTTGcgaaaatgtttgtaatttttgatacaataattagatattttgtaaaagcTATTGTAGTGTAATTTTATCTTAATCGAATGTCCTGCGAATTGAAGTTTTGTTTCATACATTGGTTAATTgatgtattagtatttaagtaaatttagtTGATGTTTCACGTTAGACATTCAAACACACTAATGACTACACGTTGTCTTGTAAACTGTTATAGTGATAGAATAGATTGTTATAGTGATAAAACGTTGAGTCGACAAGAGAATAacatcaatatttaaaatattcagtaCTCGACTTAATATTACAACGAAGGATTCTTTGTAACGATTTTTTGTATAAGCAAAGTATCGATTAAAGAAATTGGATAAATATTAGCTAAAAATTTACGTCATCTTTGCAGCCAACGAAGAGTCGTTTAGTGTACATAACTTGACTGTTATGGATCGTGTGCAGTGTGCATTAGATTAAAACAGTTTCCAAGTTAAACGTTTTAGGAGTTTCAACAAAAAGGGGTCACTGTTTACATAACTGAGTTCTTGTacatgaaaaaagaaaagttcttCCCCTTGCATTATGTGCAGTCGAAAGATTGATGCCTTCTGCTGATAGCTTGTAGACGTAaacattttatagaaattataaattattattgatactCTATATctgatgaataaaaaaatcacaatatctaatattacagaggttttatttaatttatcagtAAAGCTTACTGATaccataaaatttcatacgatGATCTTTACCTTTGAagcaaaagaatttttatgaaactcaTCCTGTTACTTCCAGTTCTTAAAAAAACCGATATTATTTCTCATCAACTCAACAGAAATGAAAAgtgtttcaataaaaaagagaagaagttCTCTTCCTGTGTGTACTTTCTccgttttaataatataatttattcgttaacactggtaaaaataaacaaatcgaGGCAACGATGCTCGCGCACACGCAAG includes:
- the LOC132905977 gene encoding protein PRRC2C-like, coding for MVPWSVTMRSTLTLNCVLAMGLFTCIGAITVSIDRSDNKPPPTRSSMIANGWRPLTNGYEETIGTNVSPSSNLERNGPLHPVLGKLQEHMAASEKLKPQRKGKPSSYHDYNPPSILGSFTVLGHAAAKARGEAQSNHNHPNKHVASETREYTFLVPPPKDAYRFDLDQHRKPILRDSSTYLRQPQFGPPVHQPPDPIKAATYFIKGYTSTTNSPSPSASTKNRHYAEPYVPQLLQPPRYQVKPFESLKVSNNAKPYFQPPGTAPANDFGKDKRLSDYDHRQNHDKYPGQAHNDHVINPASTGNFFSQVNHPSHSFKTSFERDPAFLVHESHEISYITPPSVYNPFNFRPSLPYETLLPPDVYSSSTPAPTTPRSQESSKFQQQNRDAVQDYKRPSQSTASKQIESGIQSELLPTAGVGNTYYVSEAQDLTPPPSSWPVPKNKYQTSDINEVLPRLNPPSKFNQEPIVSNQIPQAPKVVFIGPQSQQPQFQTSVLPIDIRPESGETEYETPESISLKHFNEQQYLIQQQLLQRDRQRLAEQERQQQLEIEKQQQEELKKRQEELRQLLEQQKEEEEARLAVESARNQTQELAKVTEEQSPYAIQLAGYEIPKVTTDLTAVITEQSNLGEQPKVQQSQVTQPDYVFSERPTGQGQQYQDHSQNQQEQVNYREQQTDIRPHRPHKPSREHYRRRKPSTASYEPTPTEAPIQVPETSAPVTLHVEEVPIQTTTRTTPETVTLATVSTQKPRTRRPGSPIRRRRPTTTTPEPVTVPAAEDYLKYEKEEAIHHVDATKRKRIKPTQSAFEDTVAEKKANIRKRPGHRNRVNPGEPFEAEIVTEIVHTPLNTYKSPTESIQPYNEYTTRFVTNQPNQQFDYTSPKFATVEDSTQTIPLEYYTESTKARPEEDPNNESYKPQQGLDVATNIPLEDLFIRTEGNYFDRATVLPTSASISTSPSTSPSVTTIASTTTSTVQLSTQAPPLSSSTSRSHKIRPIRYGNTTRPRFSIKDYKSRMDYKSRLAQISSTEPSATPAPHTKQRGSSLKSQQSQQQNIEGARETTGRYKYVSRVNYRTSSPNPPVVKDQELVAEDTASSTTERTNRFVPKRRPINGNVYRSRISGTTSSPNRSQNHYESDSQSKPSTARAENVFSSSVRRRPVMKSRLSAQRESSTVAYTDRKETEATEMAAEETSFYSSITTTGTTKVAANEIPVEKEEPAPTNVPTRSNVDEEVNEAEESETGPSFHPENEKPVGPVHTSTDKSVDESQLKETSIIEQHSTTKTEETTIPNDNKSTEATATFEVRSEEEELFAKASQSVADLTSSASALYDKPGMFKAVSPESRVIASHFKIPTDEPTLPIEAFFQELSKKS